The following is a genomic window from Sciurus carolinensis chromosome 3, mSciCar1.2, whole genome shotgun sequence.
ttttttttcaggtattttgtcacagcaacagaaatctAACATAAAGCAGGTGTTAGGGTTTGACAATGAAGCATCCCCTAAAAGTCCCTGTGTTAATGCAGatggtgaaatgattagattatgagagctgtaacataatcagtggattaatctgttcGAAGGGTTAATTATTTGAAAGaactaactggatggtaactataggtacatgtggtgtgactggaggaggtaggtcactggggtcaccACCCCAAGAATAGATTtttcctgcttctgcttctcAAATCATCATTGCCCAAATGAAGTCTAGGACAGTGAATTCTTTGGCTATACCAATATCATCTGCCTTATGGGGAACTACAAGAACACCTGGGGACGTGAGCATCAGCATTCTAATTAGGAGAGGAGCCCCCCAAACCTGGGAGGTTTGCCATGCTGAGTAGCCAACAAGTAATGTCTGCTCACTATCAATGTGACCTTTCAATAAGCTCAAGTATGTGCTGTTACAGTGTCTTCAAAGCAGCATTACTGGCTCTTGGGTACTGCCAACTTTCTTTCTCAAAAGAGTTAAACTAATTACAACCAACGAAAGGTCTGCTTTTCCATGTGTGCATATATTaccattaaaaacttttaaaactaatttaattGGTAAATATGATGGATAACTCACAGTTTAATTCTCAggttctctctctcatttttcccctatgctttttactttattgtattctttaaaaTCCTCTTATACTTGACTTTGGATGCATTTTATTATGTGTtgataactgatttttttcattttcctttttgtagtCTTATATTCAAGATTAGCTGACATTTGCTGAAAGAAGAGATTAGGATTAGCTTTAGTTGTATgttacaagaggaaaaaaaacaacaacaacaacaaacagacgCTTAAACTAGATagaagtttctttctcttccacatgAGAGAGGCCTAGAAAAGGGCAGTCCAGGGCTGGCCTTGGACCCACTCCATGAATCCAGGAGGGACCCAGCTCCTCCCTGATCACTTCTGTCATCCTGAAGAGGACTTAGCTCTACTATCCAAGGTGGCAGCCAAAGCTGTGGgacagggggaaggagggagagggactaGCCACCTATCTTTACAATGCTTCAGTTTGCATCTTATTGGCCAAAATTGAGATGTGTGACCTCATCTAGCCACAAGAGAGGCTGGACAATGAGCCAGATAAAAATCATACTCTTTAGGAATAAAAAACGTGTTGAAGACAACTCATTCATATGAGAACAATATGATGTTTATAACGATGATGATAGTGCCCAGCTAGTCCTTACTAAATAATTACTACAGTATGTTAAATACTGTGGGAGGCCATTGATTCGAATTAAACTCCTACACTAAGCTTAACAGACCAAATCAATAAGGAGTTTAACCACAGTATCTAAGCTTTAGCTAATTGCAAGAGGCTCTGTAACCAATTAACCAATTAAGCTGTCTGTACACCACACTTTTGTTTCCTATAAATGTTGTCAGAATATGTTATTGGTGGTAGTTTTCTGAATCTGCCTTGGTTCTGGGAACTGCCCAATTcacaaatcatttttgttttgtgttgctttgttttgttgcaTTTCTAATTGCTCAAATAAACTTTGTTGAGTTTAATTAGTTTAAGATTTTTCCTCTTGACAAGTAATTGTGGGCACTGTTCTTGGCACTCAACATGTATTATGTAAACCCTACCACACCCTCATTGTACATAGaagaagccagagcacagagactaggTAATTTGTCTAATGCCACCCCTAACAGGTAGCAGAACCTGGATTTGAACATAGGCAGCCAGCTCTAGAACCCCGAGGTATCTCTTACCAGCAATCACGGAACCAAGTTAAGGAGACCAACTGAGGCTCTTCTAAGTAGCTTATCTACTAACTCAGGAGTGGAGAAAGGAGACCTAAGCCAGAGCTGCTTAGGTCACTTTGCTCTGAATATTTCATGTGTGTATCTATTcaactaattttcttttataacatATATTACACTTGCAATTCACTGTCCAAAGCATGTGTTTGCTACTGGCTGAGGGCAGATACTGTACCCCCAGCAGTCAGCATAAAGcacagcacatagtaggtgctcaaaagATACTTGTTCTGAGTGAATTGGTACCAGTCCTACTCTGTGTCAGGCTCTAGGATGGATGCTGAGCATGCAGATATGAGAAACACAGGTCCTGCCCACGGTTACTTACTGATGGACAGGAAATGGAGACAGGTGGGCACAGGGAACAGTGTAGGCAAAGGCACAGGGACCTGATGGTGGGAGTCAGGTGTGGCCAGAGTGTAGTTTAGTTGTCACAAGCAATAAGGGATAAGGTCCTGAAGTCCTGAAGATAGGCCTGTTTTAGGCCAGAACCAGACTTGACATTCCTTTCAAGCCCAAGGTAAAAAAATTTAGCCTCAGTTCTGAGGCAACAGGGAGCCACTGGAGGCATAAGCAAAGGAACACAGACCAGCCATCTAGGACAACTCTTCTGGTGTGCAGAGGATGGAAGGAGGACAAAAAAGTAGAAGCAGGGAGATCTGTAAAGAGGCTGGAGCAATAAGCAGCCCTGTTGAGAGGAGGGAATGGGGGACAAGGGTGGTTGAGAGGCAGATAGAAAGAGACCAAGAGTTGATGAAGGGCAAGAAAAAATAGGTGGGCTCTCAGGGTGGAGGAAATAGGGAACTGGTTGAAAGGGGCCTGGGGGTAAGCCTGAGGGGGGTGGGGATCAAAGTGAGGGGTttggaaaaaggaaggaggggtggggcaaagaGAAACAACAGCCCAGATGAGAACTCTGGGAGGGGAACGGAGGGGGCCTGAGTGGCCAGAGCAGGAGAGGGGGGCTGGAGAGGGGCCCTGGCTCAAGCTGGCGCAGACAGAGCATTTGGCCGCCTGCAACCTTGTGCTCATGGCTTAGAAATGTCCCAGTCTTGCCAGGAGACGGTCTGGCCCCTGCTGCCCCTGTCCCCCACCAGCCCACGCAGGCTCCCACATCAGGAGCTCTGAAGCTCGCCACCCCCCACCCTGCAGTCTTCTGCTCCCCTAGAGTGGGCCCCTCCTGAAACCCAGGCACACCTACACCCACACCCTCCCCGTTCAGCCCTCCCCCTGAATGGCTGATGAAACACAGCCCAGAACAGGAGGGGGAGAGAGTAAACAGAAGACATCTGCAGGGGGGCCTGTCAGGAAGCAGGGTGGGCTGAGGCAGGCTGGGGCCAACTGGGGGTGCCAGGGGCCCACAGGTCCAGCTGGCCGTTAGTGGAGTGAGATCCAGGGAGCATTTGGAGCCAGAGCCAGGAGGGAGTTGACTGTCTGGTCTGCAGTGTTCTGCCGACAGGCCTAATGAGACCCAGGTGGTCCCCTGGCCCCTGGTAGTGTAAGCTGATACTGGTCGTGTGTGGAGGGGGGTGGTTCTGCAGCTTTGGGAGGCGGGACTAGGGTGTTTGGCCAGGGGCCCAGCACATAACTCTAGGCAGCTGCAGTCTGGGACACAGACACCAGCAGCTCTGAGCCGAACTGACAGCATGAAGGTACTGGGACTAGGGTGGGGAGCTTGTGGCATCAGAGGGACCAAAGTCACTTGCCAGAGGTGGGACTGTGAAGGCATAGGGGTCTCTCTTGCAAGAAACTCTTAAGCTTAAAAGGTAAAGAGGCTCTCCCAGAGAGTAGGGTTGCttaggaagagaaagagggtCCATAGGAGGGGAAAGGGTTTTAGGCAAGTGGTGGCATGTGCAAATGTAAAGAGAACagtgggaggctggggctgggaccaAAGCTAAGCTGATTCTGTTTCCTGCCACCAGGCCCTCCTGGCCCTCCCGCTGTTGCTGCTTCTCTCCACACCTCCCTGCGCCCCCCAGGCCTCTGGTATCCGGGGAGATGGTAAGTAGGCCCCCAGTCACAGATGCAGCACCATGGTCAACAGACCGGGCTAGAAGAGGGTGTTCTGAAAGCCAGGCCTCAGGGTTGAAGCCCCGGTCTGCAAGGTTGTTTCTTTCTCCACAAAGTTGGGCAGGTAGATGAAACGATCTTCATGCAGTCCTCCTCAAACAAATCTCATGATTTCCCATAACAAAGCCCCCTGGCCCCAGGGACTGAGACAAACTGTGGGTGCTATGGTATTCTTTATGCTGTAAACCTCTCTCCTCACTGTTCCCACACTCTTACCCCTAGCTTTGGAGAAGTCTTGCCTTCAGCAGCCCCTGGACTGTGATGACATCTATGCCCAGGGCTACCAAACAGATGGTGTGTACCTCATTTACCCATCAGGCCCCAGCGTGCCCGTGCCTGTCTTCTGTGACATGACCACTGAGGGTGGCAAGTGGACGGTGAGTAGGTGGTTCCAATTGTATGACCCTGAGCCTCActtgtgagcctcagtttcttcatctttaaaatggggatgatGATACCCAAGACACAGATTCTGAGTAGCTGTCACTAAGTCACTTACTCATTAAATCACTAATTGCTTAAGATACATTAATGCATGTGACCCTTATAATACTCCTTGTAGGTGCTTTTCTAGATGAGAACTGAAGCCCAGAGGTGAAGTTACTTGCTccagatcacacagctagtaccAGGACTCACACCCACACACTTGAACTCTAGAACACCCccccattgttttatttattttaggcagtgctggggattgaatccacacATCCCacattaggcaagcactgtatcactgagctacacccccagccctgatcACCTTTCCTGAACCTCTTTCCTCACTCCTGTGGGACTGCATGAAGAGTTCAAGTAGGTGCCAGTGCACAGCAGCAACTCAGAGGAGCCTGGTGGCAGTGGACACCTTGTTTTAGCAACCTTTCCAACCCTCACTCAGTCCTTTAATGAACTAGCCTCAGCATTGCAGAGTCTACACCTGGGTAGGGAGGGTAGGGCAAGGCCCCTACCCATTGGATGCTCAATCATTCCCCTTCCCTGTCCTCTTGGCGCCAGGTTTTCCAGAAGAGATTCAATGGCTCAGTGAGTTTCTTCCGGGGCTGGAATGACTACAAGTTGGGCTTTGGCCGTGCAGACGGGGAGTACTGGCTGGGTAAGGAATGGGCCTGACAGGAGGGGGGTGCTGCTACACAATCAGGTCCTTGCTAACCAGCTCCCTTCCGACCACAGGGCTGCAAAACCTGCACCTCCTGACCCTGAAGCAAAAGTATGAGCTGCGAGTAGACTTAGAGGACTTTGAGAACAACACGGCCTATGCCAAGTATGTCGACTTCTCCATCTCTCCAAATGCGGTCAGCGCTGAGGAGGATGGCTACACCCTCTACGTGGCGGGCTTTGAGGATGGTGGTGCAGGTATTCCCTCCTGGAAACTTTAGCAGGGACTGTGGGGGGAGAAGGTTGGGCTGGCCCCCTCCAGGGCCCTCCTTCAGCCCTCCCGGGCTTGGAAGAGCCACAGCTGGCTCCAAACCAACTCCAGCCAGCTTGTGCTTCAGCCGCCCTGGCCCTGCTCCAGGCAACCCTGTGGAGGCGCAGCTGTTTCTCTTTGCTGCAGAGGCCCATCTACCCAACATTTGGCTCAGAGAGGGTGCCCCCATCCCACCAAGATGCCACGTAACGTCCCTCAATGTTGTCACCCTCTCCCTGCCAGCACACAGCTCAGCTCTCTGCCTCAACAgtcccatccttcctcccctctgccaGGTGATTCCCTGTCCTACCATAGTGGCCAGAAGTTCTCCACCTTCGACCGGGACCAGGACCTCTTTGTGCAGAACTGTGCAGCCCTGTCCTCAGGAGCCTTCTGGTTCCGCAGCTGCCACTTTGCAAACCTCAATGGCTTCTACCTGGGTGGCTCCCACCTTTCCTATGCCAATGGCATCAACTGGGCCCAGTGGAAGGGCTTCTACTACTCCCTCAAGCGTACCGAGATGAAAATCCGCAGGACCTGAGGGGCTGGCCCCATCAGGCTCCATCCCTTCCCTGGTCACCCCAGGTTACCATGAATACTCCCTCTACCCCCGATGTCCTACGACCCCACTATGTTGCTCTGCTGCTCCCTGACACCAGCCTCTCACAAGAGGCCTTCCGACTCTCAGTAACAGCTGATCCCTATCACACACCTAGGGCAGACATTTCTAAGCCAGGCCCTAGGAGCTCCCTTTCACCTGAGGCTATGCTACCAGCAGTGCCAGGCCTTTTCTAAGGCACAGCCATCCAGCCTGGACCTGGCTGGCCTCCATGAGACTGAGCTGCCTCACCCTGTCCCAACAGCTGAGAGCCAGGAGCCACCTCCCAGGAGTGTACTTTTGTGTTCCACTTTAACTGGCTTCTTTACTGTGGGCCCCTGTGTCTGGGAATACTCTAGACCAAGCAGCACAGTCTGACCACCCACTGGGGTGTATGCCAGGCCATTCATGCATGACCACTGCCATACCCTAGCACCCCTACTGGCTATTTTCAGTACCTCCCATCCATGGCCTCCCTCTCACCAACTTACTCCCCTGTGGTGAACCCCATGGACCTCCCAGCCCCACCTCACAACTATTACTGCTTCTACCACCTGCCTATCCCAGCACCCCCAAAGCTCAATGCCAAAAGAGTATTCACCACAGCTACTGCATGTCACCCTGAAGCAGACATGGGCAAGGTAGGCATGAAAACCCAGGTCCCCCAACTGCCCCCAGGGATTAAGGTTTAACCATGTGAGGGCACAGAGAAGAATCTGTGGGCCTGGGAATGGGTGGGGCATGCAAGGCTCAGTCATGGACCTAAACAAATTGGCTTTGTGCATGAAAAATATTGCTTGGATCCCCAACTGGCTCCTCCTTGTACCCCTATTGGTGGTATACTGTCCCCATCTTCAAAAATGACATCTGGAGTCAGGCATTAAAAGGAACCTTGTATTTCACAGGCCTTGTTTGATGTCCAAAAGACGgcataataatattataataaaaatacaatactgAAAAGGATTGCTGGGTGGAGTAGGGGGTCTCCCAATCCTGTCATGGCTCGGTGGTGGCTCAGGTGACTGCTTAAGGCTGAAGGGTGGGTCTGAGATGAACCTACAAAATAATCCAAGCTCAGCCTCACCTGCCAGGCCCAGGGGCTGGCAGCAAGGCACAGGCTGTGGGCCTTAGGGCTCCTGGAGGTCAGGCAGGTCAGCCAGAAGCATCGGGGAGTCCATCTGAATTTCACGCTGCAGGGACTCGATGTCAGCAGGGTTCATGCCATGGCCCTCAAGCCAGTCAGCAAGCAGAGAAGCTGAGAGTGAGGCAGAATCTGCCTGGCTGCAGGGAAAGGGAATCAGGGATGGAAGAGGGAGGGGTGTAGCTAGCCTAGGCCAGCTTTACACCCATCCCCATCCCACAGGTGAATTCTTCCACACCAGGTGCCCCTCCCCACAGACCCATTCCAAGAGCTGGATCCAGCCATCTTACCCATCCTGTGGCCCGTCAGCCACACCCATGTCAAAAGACTGGTTTAAGAATTCCTCCAGATCGAAGCCAACACCATAGCCAGCCCCACTGCCCTTTGGAGTGCCTGAGAACACAGGGGGCAGGGGGTCCTCCACCTGTGGGAGATGATGGCAGGTTACAAACTAGGGTGACTGAGGTGTGCAGGGCACctgtcctgctgctgctgcccacccTGTTTGGATATCCCAGGGTGCCAACATCAGTCTTGGTAATCACCACTGCCAGGTAGGGCCCATCTCCAGACCAGGCACTTTCTAGGAAGTATAGTATGTGTCTCCCAACAACCTCTTCATTGGCATTATGTTCCTTCTTCTAGTGAGGGGACAAGTTCAGAGACATAAAGACCCTCTGTTGCTCAGTTTTCATGGAACAAGAACAACTTCCTGAACCCATTTTCCCTGGGCCCAGATCCAGGTGTCCCCAAGACCTGGGTCTCTCCTCTCACCTGGGACTTGGACAGCTGCTGGGTCACTAAGTTGACATCGGGCGATTCTGATGTAGAAGGCTGAGGGGCCCCCCCAGGGTCTGGAGGTGGTGGACCAGATGGGAAGTAAGGCAGAACTCCTAGAGCACTGGGGCCAGGCAGCCCAGGGGGTGGCACAAGTGACTGGGAGGCCAGGAGGCTATTAGAGGTGGCAGTCTGGAGTGGAGCAGGGATAGGGATGGGTCCTGGAGGGCCAGCAGGGTGGGAAGCAGGGccaggaggtgggcagggaggctggggtaCAGGACCAGTGGTGGAACCTGCAGGTTGTGGAGGAGGACCAGTGGGCTGGGCTACTGGGCCAGGGGGAGGACTGGtaggctgggctggggatggcCTTGGTGCTGGAGCTGGAGCAGGGGGCTGGGCCATTCGAGTCCAGCGCTCTAACAGGCTTCGATCATTGTCACTAAGCACTAGTCCAGCCAGGGGGTCGGTGGAGGGACCCCCAGAGGTCCCAGCGCCCCGCTCCTTCCGCTCCCGCTCTTGCCGCCGCTTTTCCCGCTCCTTGGCTCGCTCTTGACGCCTCCGCCGCTTCTCCTCCCGCTCTCGCTGGCGCTCCTGGGCTGTCACTGGCTTCCGTGGCTCAGGAGCCTCCAGGGGTGCACTAGGGCCATCTACAGGGAAGTTGAATAGGGAAAAGGTAAGAGCCTGCAGCCCTGTTCAAGCCACAGTCCCTCAATAGCACCCCACTTCCAGCCAGTCACTATACCCATAATGTACCTCTGAGCCGGCTCCGCAAAGACTTGAGCAGGGCAGCTTTGAGGGCTGCCTTGGTATTGTCTGAGATGGCACCCTCTTTCTTTGGTGGGGCAGGCTCACTGGCTGGTGGGGGTGGCTGCAGTGTCAGATCAATGGTGTCAGGTGCAGGGCCAGGACATGGTGGTGGGGCTGGTGGTGGTGACTCCATGGCACAGTCCCCACTGGGAGCCCAGGGACTGGGCATCTCAACATCTGGACAGCCAGGCTCACTGGCTACAGGTT
Proteins encoded in this region:
- the Mfap4 gene encoding microfibril-associated glycoprotein 4, with product MKALLALPLLLLLSTPPCAPQASGIRGDALEKSCLQQPLDCDDIYAQGYQTDGVYLIYPSGPSVPVPVFCDMTTEGGKWTVFQKRFNGSVSFFRGWNDYKLGFGRADGEYWLGLQNLHLLTLKQKYELRVDLEDFENNTAYAKYVDFSISPNAVSAEEDGYTLYVAGFEDGGAGDSLSYHSGQKFSTFDRDQDLFVQNCAALSSGAFWFRSCHFANLNGFYLGGSHLSYANGINWAQWKGFYYSLKRTEMKIRRT